GCGCTCCGGGCCAGGAGGACCCGCGGGTCGGCCCTGCGGGCGCGGGTCCGGGCGCTGCTGGAGGAGGTCGCGCTGCCGGCCGGCACCGAGCACCGGCAGCCGCACGAGCTGAGCGGGGGTCAGCGGCAGCGGGTCGCGCTGGCCCGAGCGCTGGCGCTGCGGCCGGCCCTGCTGCTCGCCGACGAGCCCACCAGCGCGCTCGACGTCACGGTGCAGGCGGGCATCTTGCGGCTCTTCGCCGAGCTGCAGGCCCAGCACGGTTTCGCCTGCCTCTTCATCAGCCACGACCTGGCCGTGGTCCACCAGGTGAGCGACGACGTCCTCGTGCTCCAGTCCGGTCGGGTGGTGGAACAGGGCCCGACGTCGGAGGTGCTGACCCGGCCGACCGCCGCCTACACCCAGCGGCTGCTCGCCGCGGTCCCGGTGCCGGACCCCGTCGAGCAGCGGGTCCGCCGCTCCGCCGGGGGTGCTGCGGGCTGAGCGGGACGGTCCCCGGGTCGACACGCCCAGGACACCCAGCAGCCCGTGCGGAGAGGAGTCGCGCGGCAGAGTATCGTGCGCTACAGAACGACGTCCCGGCTCCGGCCGGGAGGTCCGGGGGCGCACGGTGTCCTGTTCTGCCGGCTCGGGGTCGAACCGGAGGTACGACCCCTGAGCACGTTGCTGACCCGTCCGCGGCAGGCCGACGACGACCTGGTCGAGGCCTCCCTGGTCGACCTCCTGGCCGCCTCCGGGGCCGGGGACGAGCAGGCGTTCCGGGTGTTCTACGGACGCACCCGCGGGCACGTCCGGGTCCTCGTCCACAGCCTGGTGCGGTCACCCGAGACCACGGCGGACGTGGTCCAGGACGTCTACGCCGCCGCCTGGCAGAACGCGGCCCGCTACGACCCGGCTCGGGGCGCCGTGCTGGCCTGGCTCGGCACGCTGGCCCGGCGCAAGGCGATCGACCGGATCCGCCAGCTCACCCGGCAGGCGAGCCGCGACCTCGCGCACGCCCGGCAGCACGCGTCGGACGAGCCGGTCGACGAGGTGTGGGAGGGGGTGCTGCGCCGCGTCGAGGCCGTCCGGGTGCTCGCGGCCCTCGAGACGCTGACGCCGGGCAAGCGCGAGGTGCTGCGGATGACCTACCTCGAGGGCTGCACGGCGGTGCAGATCGCGGAGCGGCTCGGCCTGCCGGTCGGCACGGTGAAGACCCGGCGGCGCGACGGCCTGCTGATGCTGAGGAC
The window above is part of the Friedmanniella luteola genome. Proteins encoded here:
- a CDS encoding sigma-70 family RNA polymerase sigma factor, with product MRYRTTSRLRPGGPGAHGVLFCRLGVEPEVRPLSTLLTRPRQADDDLVEASLVDLLAASGAGDEQAFRVFYGRTRGHVRVLVHSLVRSPETTADVVQDVYAAAWQNAARYDPARGAVLAWLGTLARRKAIDRIRQLTRQASRDLAHARQHASDEPVDEVWEGVLRRVEAVRVLAALETLTPGKREVLRMTYLEGCTAVQIAERLGLPVGTVKTRRRDGLLMLRTLLQGA